In a single window of the Callithrix jacchus isolate 240 chromosome 1, calJac240_pri, whole genome shotgun sequence genome:
- the LOC100403617 gene encoding LOW QUALITY PROTEIN: immunoglobulin iota chain (The sequence of the model RefSeq protein was modified relative to this genomic sequence to represent the inferred CDS: inserted 2 bases in 1 codon): MAVARNGACHSPHSQSEEEDAGPALGSPGTVATGGRALWVCTMSCTPVLLMLLVYCTGEEPPEPEDPSPFLHPALCPRPXQASLSPGCGPQPVLHQPPAMSSALGTTVRLTCTLRNDYDISVYSIYWYQQRLGHPPRFLLRYFSQSDKSQGPQVPPRFSGSKDVARNRGYLSISELQPEDEAMYYCAMGARSLEKEERERNREEEKEPTATGTHVL; the protein is encoded by the exons ATGGCAGTGGCCAGGAACGGGGCATGCCACAGCCCCCACTCTCAGAGCGAGGAGGAGGATGCTGGGCCAGCCTTGGGGAGCCCAGGCACCGTGgccacaggaggcagagctctgtGGGTCTGCACCATGTCCTGCACGCCTGTCCTGCTCATGCTACTTGTCTACTGCACAGGTGAGGAACCCCCAGAGCCCGAAGACCCCAGCCCATTCCTTCACCCGGCCCTGTGCCCACGGCC ACAAGCTTCTTTGTCACCAGGTTGTGGTCCTCAGCCGGTGCTGCATCAGCCGCCGGCCATGTCCTCGGCACTTGGAACCACAGTCCGCCTCACCTGCACCCTAAGGAATGACTATGACATCAGTGTGTACAGCATCTACTGGTACCAGCAGAGGCTGGGCCACCCTCCGAGGTTCCTGCTGAGATACTTCTCACAGTCAGACAAGAGCCAGGGCCCCCAGGTCCCCCCTCGCTTCTCTGGATCCAAAGATGTTGCCAGGAACAGGGGGTATCTGAGCATCTCTGAGCTTCAGCCTGAGGATGAGGCCATGTATTACTGTGCTATGGGGGCCCGGAGCttggagaaagaggagagggagaggaatagggaggaagaaaaggaacccACTGCAACCGGGACACATGTCCTTTGA